CCGTCCGCCACTGCACCGCCGGGGCTGGCGTCTGGGAATGGGCCAGCGATGAAGGCGAGCCCGATGTCGTGATGGCGTGCGCTGGCGACGTGCCGACGCTGGAGACGATGGCGGCGGTGATGCTGCTGCGCGACTATGTACCCGACATCCGCATCCGCGTCGTCAACGTGGTCGACCTGATGGTGCTCCAGCCGCAGTCGGAGCATCCGCACGGGCTCGACGAGCGCGCTTTCGATGCGCTGTTCACCACCGACAAGCCGGTGATCTTCGCCTTTCACGGCTATCCCGCGCTGATCCACAAGTTGACCTACCGTCGGACCAACCACCACAATATCCATGTCCGCGGGTATAAGGACGAGGGCACGACAACGACGCCATTCGACATGGTCGTGCTCAACGATCTCGATCGCTACCGTCTGGCGCTCGATGCGATCGAGCGGATACCGCGGCTGCGCGACCGGCTGCCAGACGAGACGGCGCGCTATTGGGCGCTGATCGAGCGGCACAAGCTGCATGTCTATGAAGAGGGCGACGACCTGCCCGAGATCCGCGACTGGCAATGGCGGCGGTGAGCGCGGTGGAGAGTCCGCGGCGGACCGGCGTGCTTACGCTCAACGAGGGGTCTTCCTCGCTCAAGTTCGGCTTCTATGCGGCCGGACCGGACGGGGTCGAGGAATGCACGTCGGGGGAAGTGGAGGGGGCGCAGCCAGCCGATCTGTTCGACCGGATCGATGCGGACCTTGACGGCGCGCGTCCCGCGGCGATCGGACACCGCATCGTCCATGGCGGGCCGGAGCTGTTCGATCCTGTCGAAATCGATGGGAGCGTCCTGGCACGGCTGGAGCGGGCGACGGCGTTCGCGCCGCTGCACGGCCCGGCCGCGCTGTCGCTGATCCGCGCAGCACAGGCGCGGTACCCGGACGTGCCGCAGATCGCCTGCTTCGACACGGGCTTTCACAAGGGGCTGGAGAAGGTCGCCGCGGTTCTCCCGATTCCGAAGGCGTTCCGGGCGGATGGCGTACGCCGTTACGGCTTCCACGGCCTGTCGTGCCAATCGATCGTCCACCAGCTCGGGCAGGATTTACCCGATCGGCTCATCATTGCCCACCTCGGGAGCGGCGCCAGCATAACCGCGGTTAGGAAAGGGAGGTCGATCGACACAAGCATGGGTCTGACGCCGTCGGGCGGCATCGTCATGGCGTCACGCTCCGGGGATATCGATCCCGGCCTGCTGCTCTATCTCATGCGCGAGCGGGGTATGGATGCAGCCGCGATTGAAAATATGGTTGATCGTCGCTCGGGGCTGCTCGGTGTCTCCGGGGTATCGGGCGACCTGCGTAAGCTGCATGCTGCCGCTGCGACGAACGCCGATGCGGCCTTGGCAATCGCGGCTTTCTGCCGCTCGGCTGCAAAGCAGATCGCGGCAATGATGGTTTCATTGGGCGGCGCGGATATGATCGTCTTCACCGCCGGGATCGGCGAAAACGATGCCGTCGTCCGCTCCACCATTTGCGCGGATCTCGATTGGGCGGGTGTTTCGACGGACTCTGCCGCTACGGATGTACGTGTCGTCGTGCGGGTCTTGCCTTCCCAGGAAGGTGCTGAAATGGCGCGAGCGGTTTTCGCCCTCACAAACAGCGCGAACGGCCCTCACTAGCCTTACTTTGGCTGTCGGGCTGCTACCCGGCATTGTACGGCCGTGTGTCCCTTCCCATATATGCTATATCGCGCCAACGCTCCGGGCCGGCGACGACTGAGAGATGTGATGCTCCCGCTCGAATTGGGGTGCGCGCATGTCTCGGGCCATGAATTTGAAAGTTTCACCAGCGGATGTGACCGCGATGTGCGACCGGCACAACGTCGCCATCAGCGCCATCGAACCGCTTCCCGATGGCGGAACGCGTGTCGTGCTGACGAATGCAGCCGGTGCAGCGACGATTGCGAACCTGTTCAAGACCAAAGTCATCACCGGCACGGTACGGCGCACCTCGTTCTTCGCAGGCTGACAGCCGCCTGCGCACCTCAAGACGACAAGGAACACATCGTGGCCAAAGCCCAGAAGCGTGGAAACAAGGAAGTGCGCAAGCCCAAGAAGGTCGAAGTCAAGCCGATCGCGGCGATGGCGTCGGAGAAGAATGCCGTCAAGTTGAACGTCAAGTCGTAAGGTTCGATTTGAAGTATTAAGCGATGCTGTTTGGTATGACCCAGCCACCTTCACCAAGAGGCGGATGGATCACATGGACTGGTGTCGCCGGGTCCGCGATCGATGGGCCACGTCATCGATGTGATATTGCGGCCCCGGCCGCCCGTTCGCGAATATGGCGACGGGCGTTACTGCCGCCCGCCGGGCACACGCGCCGCTCGCGCGTCCCGCTGCCGTCCGAGATGGCGGTGGATCGTGCTGCGATGAATTCCCAGATGCCGTGCCGCCTTGCTGATGTTGCCGCGTGCCTCCGCCAGCGCTGCTTCGATGAGTTCGGCGTCGCGTATCGCGAACGCGTTGTTTTTGTGGCCGGAACCGTCGTCGAAATGCGCGCTGGCCAGCCCAGATCTGTCCGCAGGCGCATCCCATCGGCCGACCGCGCTGGCGCCGGTTCCCAGCCGTAATTCCAGAACAGCGCCATGATGCGCGCGTTCTTCGAACAATTCCTCGATGGAGCTTTCGTCGAGCGCATCCCAATGACGATCGACCAGCGCCAGTCCGCGGCGATTGCCGGCCACCAGCCGATCCTCGCGGAACACCAGAATGCCTTCGCGACTGCTGCCCAGCATCGCGGGATCGTCATGGAAGCGCAGCACGCGGCAGTCGTCGAACCGCTGGCGGAAGAGCCGATGCTCGATCTGGTCGACCGCCATGCGGATCATGCCGAGTGCGTGGCCGTGGCCGATCGTGGATGGGCCCGAAATGTCGAGCGCGCCGATGATCGCGCCGCGTGGGTCCATGATCGGCGTGCAGGCGCAACTCAGGACACCGTGCCCGGCGAAGAAATGTTCCGATCCGTGTACGGCAACCGGCTTGCGCTCGGCGATGGCGGTGCCGATCGCGTTGGTTCCGGTGCTCGCCTCCTTCCACGAAACGCCCGGTTGCAGCGCCACCTGCGCCGCGCGTGCGGCGAAGCCGAGATCGCCCAGCGTATCGAGGATCATGCCGTCGCCATCGGCGAGGATCACGACGCTGCCGGTCTCCCGCGCTTCGCCGGCCAGTGTCTCCAGTTCGGGCCGGCAGAGCCGGCGCAGCGCATTGTGCCGCTCACGCAAGGCGCGCAGCTCGCCGTCGGGGAGCGGCGCGAGCGACGGCAGGCGTTGCCCCAGCCCGAGGTCGGTGCAGCGGATCCACGATTGCAGCACCGGCGGACGTACCGTCGTGACGGGTAGGCGGCCCTCGCCGAAAAAGGCTTCGCGTGCCGAATCGATGCCGACGGTGTCCATCGCTGCTCCAACTCTCCTGAGTCTCGTGGCGCGGTCTGGTGCCGCATCCTGCGCCCGATAATAGCGCGTTTCGCGCGGACACCAAATGTCCGACTCACCGGATCGCGCCGCACGGCACTTCGGCGCGGGCCACCTGTCGCAACATGCGACACATCGTCGATCAAGGTGTCGCGCGCTGCGCCAGATGCGCCACATCGCGGGCAAAAATTCCGCCGCGAACCGTGCCGGATCGGGGTCGGCCGATTGTCAGCCGGCGCGACAAGGCGTTTCCTTAGTCCAACAACAAGGACGAGGAGAGGCACATGACAGTCCATCAGCCCATCACGGCGCGCACGGCGCCGTTCAAGACGCGATACGGCAATTTCATCGGCGGCGCCTGGGTCGAACCCATTGACGGCCGCTATTTCGAGAATCGCTCGCCGATCGACGGGCAGGTGATCTGCGAGGTTCCCCGCAGCAACGCCGCCGATATCGAGCGCGCGCTTGACGCCGCACATGCCGCCAAGGAGGCTTGGGGCCGCACCAGCCCGGCCGAGCGCGCGCTGATCCTGAATCGCATCGCCGATCGCATGGAAGAGTGCCTCGCCGAACTCGCCACCGCCGAGACATGGGACAACGGCAAACCGATCCGCGAGACCACCGCCGCCGACGTTCCGCTAGCGATCGATCATTTC
This genomic stretch from Sphingomonas panacis harbors:
- a CDS encoding acetate/propionate family kinase, translated to MLTLNEGSSSLKFGFYAAGPDGVEECTSGEVEGAQPADLFDRIDADLDGARPAAIGHRIVHGGPELFDPVEIDGSVLARLERATAFAPLHGPAALSLIRAAQARYPDVPQIACFDTGFHKGLEKVAAVLPIPKAFRADGVRRYGFHGLSCQSIVHQLGQDLPDRLIIAHLGSGASITAVRKGRSIDTSMGLTPSGGIVMASRSGDIDPGLLLYLMRERGMDAAAIENMVDRRSGLLGVSGVSGDLRKLHAAAATNADAALAIAAFCRSAAKQIAAMMVSLGGADMIVFTAGIGENDAVVRSTICADLDWAGVSTDSAATDVRVVVRVLPSQEGAEMARAVFALTNSANGPH
- a CDS encoding helix-turn-helix domain-containing protein translates to MDTVGIDSAREAFFGEGRLPVTTVRPPVLQSWIRCTDLGLGQRLPSLAPLPDGELRALRERHNALRRLCRPELETLAGEARETGSVVILADGDGMILDTLGDLGFAARAAQVALQPGVSWKEASTGTNAIGTAIAERKPVAVHGSEHFFAGHGVLSCACTPIMDPRGAIIGALDISGPSTIGHGHALGMIRMAVDQIEHRLFRQRFDDCRVLRFHDDPAMLGSSREGILVFREDRLVAGNRRGLALVDRHWDALDESSIEELFEERAHHGAVLELRLGTGASAVGRWDAPADRSGLASAHFDDGSGHKNNAFAIRDAELIEAALAEARGNISKAARHLGIHRSTIHRHLGRQRDARAARVPGGRQ